One Mucilaginibacter ginkgonis genomic region harbors:
- a CDS encoding aminotransferase class I/II-fold pyridoxal phosphate-dependent enzyme — protein sequence MHPADINILNRLNERNVAGNLRALNLVAHNRVDFTSNDYLGFSKSEALQNKIASEMVRINTSNGATGSRLLTGNSAYAEALEQSIAQYHGYHSALHFNSGYDANIGLFSALPQRGDTVIADEFIHASIIDGIRLSNANRYSFKHNDLASLTDKLRAAKGNIYVVVESVYSMDGDTPDLISILKLCKEYHANLIVDEAHAIGVFKKGIINELNLQDDVFACVITYGKAMGVHGAAILGSKLLVDYLVNFARSFIYTTAAPLHQLASIKCAYEMLTGAISERKQLHANIAYFNSCFGDDQLVTRSVSAIQGIRAGSNPDAKAMSNLLLASGIDARPILSPTVAVGGERLRVCLHSYNTYKEIKLLADCLNDLKQL from the coding sequence ATGCATCCTGCAGATATCAATATTCTAAATAGACTGAACGAACGAAACGTTGCAGGAAATTTGCGCGCACTCAATCTGGTTGCGCACAACAGGGTAGACTTTACTTCAAACGATTATTTGGGGTTTTCCAAATCAGAAGCGCTGCAAAATAAAATAGCCAGTGAAATGGTTCGGATTAACACTTCGAATGGAGCAACCGGCTCCAGGTTGCTTACGGGTAATTCAGCGTATGCAGAAGCATTGGAACAATCGATTGCGCAATATCATGGGTATCACTCGGCATTACATTTCAATTCCGGTTACGATGCCAATATCGGATTGTTTTCGGCGTTACCGCAACGTGGTGACACGGTTATTGCAGATGAATTTATTCATGCGTCAATTATTGACGGAATTAGATTAAGTAATGCAAACCGTTATTCTTTTAAGCATAATGATTTGGCCAGCCTGACAGATAAATTAAGAGCCGCCAAAGGCAATATATATGTTGTTGTTGAAAGCGTATATTCTATGGACGGCGATACGCCAGATCTGATCAGTATTCTTAAACTCTGCAAAGAGTACCACGCAAATCTGATTGTTGACGAAGCTCATGCAATCGGTGTATTCAAAAAGGGGATAATTAATGAACTGAACTTGCAGGATGATGTGTTTGCATGTGTCATAACCTATGGAAAAGCAATGGGCGTTCATGGAGCTGCAATTTTGGGCAGTAAATTATTGGTTGATTATCTGGTAAACTTTGCCCGTTCATTTATATACACTACTGCAGCACCACTTCATCAACTTGCATCTATTAAATGCGCCTATGAAATGCTTACCGGCGCAATTAGTGAGCGAAAGCAATTACACGCAAACATTGCTTATTTTAATTCATGTTTTGGCGATGATCAGTTGGTAACCCGAAGTGTAAGCGCTATCCAAGGAATACGAGCCGGCAGTAATCCAGATGCCAAAGCGATGTCCAACTTACTTCTAGCAAGTGGCATTGACGCCCGTCCGATCCTAAGTCCAACTGTAGCTGTTGGGGGTGAAAGGCTTAGGGTGTGCCTTCATAGTTATAACACATACAAAGAGATAAAGCTGTTAGCTGACTGCCTTAATGACCTAAAACAGTTGTAG
- a CDS encoding nSTAND3 domain-containing NTPase translates to MPFYHLEVLHDKEFEELSKDLLESELNISFQNFKSGADKGIDLRYAGTEENQIIVQAKRYIRTSFSKLKSELFKEQKKMLALSPRPKRYLLTTALDLSVAQIDEVVQLMEPFIKNSQDVYARERIHSMIANNPIVEKKFYKLWLTSTNTLQEILTNGASGRSSFIEEKIIRRASLYVPTNNFDIAVSRLRQHHFLIISGEPGIGKTTIAYLLICDMLAAGHQLIYVDDQIKDAEDMLSRSPDHKQVIFFDDFLGSNLSEIMNPRNSERKIVNFIERIQASPNKYFVLTTRTTILKQAQSRYENFNRSGLADLSKYELEIKAYSKLDKAKILYNHLFHSGIAAEQYDIFLQPRNYLRIINHKNYFPRLIEFVTSAAQLQAIKASETEEFIFSCLDNPDQIWYHAFINQLDDEERFVLTTLFSLGAYKVPSQWLERAFEDRYDYEIKTNGFHLKTGAFQRSVRKLLDGFIRSEKDSETGQVTFALLNPSVGDFLINYLRDNSAEVKRILNSISYFGQLTGYFQPSPTKAIALKPEQLAEYYPKYLRRLPTLIANDGDLLNGQLKHVYVLLHYFQSHITEDNLLKIIEGLDLTYAKNVDHKELMYVLSTIYNYDEVKKYITSHWLDFFHIAVETAKDSSDLKNIVEELGYYEIDDDKWSTNDDFRTTLRSSVNHLYSTDDIDFSGVDDGTYNYEGYYYSDYQGRVMAAIEDKVVADYDDFLIDCNLYQFSTEFYEYADIDTQSLFNNYMENRETHDEYDPGDRINAMPGQGNEDDAIRQLFER, encoded by the coding sequence ATGCCCTTTTATCATTTAGAAGTTTTACACGATAAGGAATTTGAAGAACTGTCTAAAGACCTGCTGGAAAGTGAATTAAATATTAGTTTCCAGAATTTTAAAAGCGGCGCTGACAAAGGTATCGACTTGCGTTATGCCGGGACCGAAGAAAACCAAATTATTGTTCAGGCCAAGCGATATATCCGAACCAGCTTTTCCAAACTTAAATCGGAGCTGTTTAAGGAACAAAAAAAAATGTTGGCACTTTCTCCCCGACCAAAACGCTATTTATTGACTACTGCACTTGACCTAAGTGTGGCACAGATCGATGAAGTCGTTCAATTAATGGAACCTTTTATTAAAAATTCGCAGGACGTATATGCCCGCGAACGAATCCATTCGATGATTGCGAATAATCCGATTGTCGAAAAAAAGTTTTATAAACTTTGGCTCACCAGTACGAACACATTACAGGAAATATTAACGAATGGTGCGAGTGGAAGATCTAGTTTTATCGAAGAAAAAATCATCAGAAGAGCAAGCCTATATGTGCCCACTAACAATTTTGATATAGCAGTTAGTAGATTACGACAACATCACTTCTTGATCATAAGTGGCGAGCCTGGGATCGGTAAAACTACAATAGCTTACTTGCTGATTTGCGACATGTTAGCTGCAGGCCATCAGCTCATTTACGTTGATGATCAAATAAAGGATGCCGAGGATATGCTTAGTCGTTCCCCTGATCATAAGCAAGTGATATTTTTTGATGACTTTTTAGGTTCCAATCTGTCAGAGATTATGAATCCCCGGAACAGCGAACGAAAAATCGTCAATTTTATCGAAAGGATACAAGCAAGCCCTAATAAGTATTTTGTATTAACAACCCGAACCACCATTTTAAAACAAGCCCAATCACGGTATGAAAACTTTAATCGTTCAGGACTGGCGGATTTGTCAAAGTATGAATTGGAAATAAAGGCTTATTCCAAGCTTGACAAGGCAAAGATTTTGTACAACCATTTGTTTCATTCAGGTATAGCTGCCGAACAGTATGATATTTTTTTACAGCCCAGGAATTATCTTCGAATCATCAACCATAAAAATTATTTCCCCCGTTTAATAGAGTTTGTAACTTCTGCAGCCCAGTTACAGGCTATAAAAGCGTCAGAAACTGAAGAGTTTATTTTTAGTTGCCTCGACAATCCTGACCAGATATGGTACCATGCCTTTATCAATCAGTTAGATGATGAGGAGCGGTTTGTTTTAACAACATTATTTAGTCTTGGTGCCTATAAAGTTCCATCTCAGTGGTTAGAAAGAGCATTTGAGGATCGTTATGATTACGAAATCAAAACTAATGGCTTCCATTTGAAAACTGGCGCTTTTCAACGGTCAGTACGCAAATTACTTGATGGCTTTATTCGAAGCGAAAAAGACTCAGAAACAGGGCAGGTTACTTTTGCGCTACTCAATCCATCCGTGGGCGATTTTTTAATCAATTATTTGCGTGATAACAGCGCTGAAGTTAAGCGTATTCTAAATTCTATTAGTTACTTCGGGCAATTAACAGGCTATTTTCAACCGTCCCCGACTAAAGCTATTGCCTTAAAACCCGAACAGCTTGCTGAGTACTATCCTAAATATTTGAGACGACTACCGACGCTTATTGCTAATGATGGTGATCTTTTAAATGGGCAGCTTAAACATGTTTATGTTTTACTTCATTATTTTCAATCACATATTACAGAAGACAATTTATTAAAAATAATTGAAGGCCTTGATCTGACTTACGCAAAAAACGTCGACCATAAGGAATTGATGTATGTTTTAAGCACGATTTATAATTACGATGAGGTAAAGAAATATATAACGTCACACTGGTTGGATTTTTTCCATATCGCCGTAGAAACAGCTAAAGACAGTAGTGATTTGAAAAACATTGTTGAAGAGTTGGGATACTACGAAATTGATGACGATAAATGGTCTACCAACGATGATTTTCGAACGACATTACGCTCCAGTGTCAATCATTTGTATAGCACGGATGATATAGACTTTTCGGGTGTCGATGATGGTACATACAATTATGAAGGTTATTATTATTCAGATTATCAAGGGCGGGTGATGGCTGCGATTGAAGATAAAGTGGTTGCAGATTATGATGACTTTTTAATTGACTGCAATCTATATCAGTTTTCTACAGAGTTTTACGAGTATGCAGATATTGATACGCAGAGTTTATTTAATAACTACATGGAAAATAGGGAAACCCATGATGAGTATGACCCCGGCGATCGCATCAACGCTATGCCGGGTCAAGGTAATGAAGATGACGCAATTCGGCAATTATTTGAGCGTTGA